The following nucleotide sequence is from Gordonia jinghuaiqii.
GACACCACGCCGAGACGACGGTCGCCAAGGCGGACTCCGAGTCCGAGGCGGTGCTCGCGCACGCACGGGCCGAAGCCGACCGCATCCTCTCCGAGGCCAAGGCGCAGGCCGACCGCATGGTCGACGAGGCCGCGTCGCACTCGAACTCGCTCCTCGAGGACGCGACCGAAGAGGCGCACCGGCTGCAGACCAGCGCGGCACGGGAATTCGAGGCCGTCACCGGCCGGGCGCGTGCCGAGGCGCAGCGCACCATCGACGCCGCCAACAACACCTACGACAAGTCGGTTGCCGACGGCATCGCCGAGCAGCAGCGGCTGGTCTCCGAGACCGAGGTAGTCGGTGCGGCGAAGTCCGAGGCCGAGCGCATCATCGATGCGGCGCATGCCGAGGCCGATCGCCTGCGCGGGGATTGCGACGTCTACGTCGACGAGAAGCTCGCGCAGTTCGAGGAGATCCTCACCGGCACAATGCGGTCGGTCAACCGCGGACGCCACCAGCTGCGCACCGGCGCCGGCATGCACGACTACGTCGAATACCCGCGCGGGGTCGACGACCAGGGTCGTGGCGACGCACGTACCGCGGGAAACCGTCCCCGCGAGGCCTCGACGCACAACAGCTACGACCGCGACCAGGGATCTCCGCTGGCCGTCTGACCGGAGGGGAAAAGGCGTGCGCGAAGTCCGATCGGAAACGCGGTCGAGAGCTCGGCTCCGCACACGCCGCCGGGGCCGGTCGATCATTCGCCGCTCCGAGCGTATGGTGGTCGTCTGTGGCTGATCATGCTGTGACATCAGAAGCGTCGCACGGTCGCGATTCTGCGCCGCGGCGCGAACCCTTCGTCCTCGACATCAGATCGCTGGGACGCCGACCGGGCACCATGTCCGAGGTTCATCGCACTGTGACGACACCGGAGAAGCTCGGTGTGGAGATGGTGGGTATCCCCGCCGACTCCGAGGTCGACCTCGACCTCCGCCTCGAGGCGGTGAGCGAGGGAGTCCTGGTGACCGGCACCGCCTGTGGCGAGACCGTCGGCCAGTGCGCTCGGTGCCTGGAACCCGTCGACGGGACGGTGACGGTGTTCCTCACGGAGCTGTTCGCCTACCCCGACAGTCAGACCGAGCAGACCAGCGAGGCCGACGACATCCATCGCATCGTCAACGACCGCATCGACCTCGAACAGTCGATCATCGACGCCGTCGCGCTGGAACTGCCGATGTCGCCGCTGTGTTCGGAGGACTGCCCCGGTCTGTGCCCGGTGTGCGGCATCCGGCTCGCCATCGCCGAGCCGGGGCACGCGCATGAGGTGATCGACCCGCGCTGGGCAGGGTTGGTGGACAAGTTCGCCGACCGCGAGGACAGCAGCTCGCAGACACCGGATTCCGACGCGCAGGGACGTCGTGACTGACGTTGCGCGCGAGGCAGGTCCCCATGCGGCGCTACTCGCCGCTCTCGACACCGACATCCGTGACGACCTCCTCACGCTGGCGCTGACGCATCGCTCCTACGCGTACGAGAACGGCGGCCTGCCGACCAACGAACGACTCGAGTTCCTCGGCGACTCCGTCCTCGGCGTGGTGATCACCGAACGCCTCTACCTCCGATACCCCGATCGTCCCGAGGGTGAACTGGCGAAAATCCGTGCGAGCGTGGTCAACATGCACGCGCTGGCCGACGTCGCCCGCGGTCTGGGCGACGAGGGCGGCCTCGGCACGTACCTGTACCTCGGACGCGGCGAGGAGATGACCGGCGGCCGCGACAAGGACTCGATCCTCGCCGACGGGCTCGAGTCGCTGTTCGGCGCGGTGTTCCTGAGCCACGGCCTCGAAACCTCGCAGCGCGTCATCCTGCGGCTCTTCGACGAGCGCATCGCCGTCGCGGGCCAACTCGGTGCCGGGCTGGACTGGAAGACGTCGCTGCAGGAACTGAGCTCCGAGCGCGGCTACGGCCCCCCGCAGTACCAGATCAGCGCGACCGGTCCCGACCACAACAAGGAGTTCACCGCGATCGCCCTGGTGGCCGGGGAGAATCTCGGTGAGGGGGTCGGCCGGACCAAGAAGGAAGCCGAGCAGCAGGCCGCTGCCCACGCGTGGAAAGTGCTCACCGAGCGCGCCTCCGCCTCGTCGTGAGCTCAAGCGTCGTGACATCACGCGTCCTGACACCGATCCATGCCTGAACTACCCGAGGTCGAGACCGTCCGCATGGGGCTCGAGAAGCACCTGACCGGGCGGACGGTGACCGCGGTCGAGGTGCTCCATCCCCGTGCCGCTCGGCGCCACGCCGGCGGAGAACCCGATCTGATCGGTCGCCTGGCGGGCAAACACGTCACCGGGGTGCGCCGTCGCGGCAAGTACATGTGGATCGACGTCGCCGACGACACCGACCGCGCCGCACTCGTCGTGCATCTCGGCATGAGCGGGCAGATGCTGATCGCCCGCGGCGGAGCACCCGATCACACCCACCTCCGCATCCGCGCAACCCTCGACGACGACAACGAACTGCGTTTCGTCGACCAACGCACCTTCGGGGGCTGGCACCTCGACGACTACACCGCCGACGTGTACGCGATTGACGGCGATCCCGCCCGAGCCGCCGACATCCCGATGTCGGTCGCGCACATCGCCACCGACCCGTTCGACCCCGCCTTCGACGCCACGCGCGTCGTGAACCGCATGCGGTCCAAGCACTCCGAGATCAAACGCGTCCTCCTCGACCAGACCGTCATCTCCGGCGTCGGCAACATCTACGCCGACGAGGCGCTCTGGCGTGCACGTCTGCACGGCGCGCGGATCGCCGAGACCATCAGCCGCAAGAAGCTCGGCGAGCTCGTCGACGCCGTCACCGAAGTCATGTCGGAGGCGCTGCAGGCCGGTGGCACCTCCTTCGACGCCCTGTATGTGAACGTCAACGGGCAGTCGGGGTACTTCGAGCGGTCGCTGAACGCCTACGGGCGCGTCGGACAGCCGTGCCGGCGCTGCGGAGCGGTGATGCGCCGGGAATCTTTCATGAACCGCAGCTCTTACTATTGTCCGCGGTGTCAACGCCCCCCGAGCGGATCGATCCCGCGCTGACCCACGCAGCAGCGCTGCGCCGGGAATGTTCATGACCGCGGCTCTTACTATGGTCCACGGTGCCAGCGCCGCACCGCCGCCTGAGAGGACTCATCGCAGCATGACGATCGAACAGAACACCGCCGCACCGGCCGAGGCCGCGGAGCCGCCGCACACCGACCTCTGGGTCGAACGCACCGGCACCCGGCGCTACACCGGGCGCAGCTCGCGCGGTGCGGAGGTGCTCATCGGTTCGCAGGACGTCGAGGGTGTCTTCACGCCCGGGGAGCTGCTGAAGATCGCGCTGGCCGCTTGCACCGGGATGTCGTCGGACCGTCCGCTGTCACGTCGTCTCGGTGACGACTACGACGCCACCGTCCGGGTGAGCGGCGACGCCGACCGGGAGAACGAGGTGTACCCGCGGATCTCCGAGATCCTCGAGGTCGACCTCTCCGAACTCGACCCCGACGCCGCGCAGCGCCTGCTGGTCGTCGTCGAGCGCGCCATCGACGCTGTGTGCACGGTCGGACGCACCATCAAGGCCGGCGCCGAGGTCGACCTGAAGATCGCGACGGACTGACAGCATGAACACCGACCCCGTCCGGCTGTCCGCGTTCGTCCACGGACAGGTCCAGGGTGTGGGCTTCCGGTGGTGGACGCGGTCGCGGGCCCTGGAGCTCGGTCTGGTCGGTTACGCGTCCAACCAGGCCGACGGACGGGTGCACGTCGTGGCCGAAGGGCCCCGCGACAAGGTGCTGGCGCTGCTCGATGCGCTTCGGTCGGGGGAGACCCCCGGCCGGGTGGATCTGGTCGTCGACAGCCTGGACCCGGCGCGCGGAGACCTGACGGGGTTCGTCGAACGGTGAGCGGCGCCCGAAACGGATCGCGATGGTGAGTAGTCTGTACCGTCGTGCACCTCAAAAGCCTGACCCTGAAGGGCTTCAAGTCGTTCGCCTCGGCGACGACTCTGCGCTTCGAGCCGGGTATCACGTGCGTCGTAGGTCCCAACGGCTCGGGTAAATCCAACGTCGTCGACGCCCTGACCTGGGTGATGGGCGAGCAGGGCGCCAAGGCGTTGCGCGGCGGGAAGATGCAGGACGTCATCTTCGCGGGCACTTCCGGTCGCCCGCCGCTGGGCCGTGCCGAGGTGACCCTCACCATCGACAACGCCGACGGTGCGCTCCCGATCGAGTACTCCGAGGTGTCCATCACGCGGCGGATGTTCCGCGACGGTGCGGGCGAATACGAGATCAACGGCAATTCGTGTCGCCTGATGGATGTGCAGGAACTGCTGTCCGATTCGGGAATCGGCCGGGAGATGCACGTCATCGTCGGCCAGGGACGGCTCTCGGCGATCCTGGAGTCCCGGCCGGAGGATCGCCGGGCATTCATCGAGGAGGCCGCGGGCGTCCTCAAGCACCGCAAACGCAAGGAAAAGGCGGTCCGCAAGCTCGACTCGATGCAGGCCAACCTCGCCAGGCTCACCGACCTCACCTCCGAACTGCGGCGTCAGCTCAAACCGCTCGGACGCCAGGCCGAGGTGGCACGGCGCGCGCAGACCGTGCAGGCCGACCTGCGCGACGCCCGCCTCCGGCTCGCCGCCGACGACCTGGTGACCCGCCGGACCGAGATGGCCGAGCACAACGCCGCCGAGGACGAGGTGCGGCGCAGGCAGGACGAGGTGGCCGCCGAACTCGACAAGGCGAACGCCGAACTGGCCGAACACGAGCAGCACCTCGCCGAGATCACGCCCGCGGCCGCGGCCGCCGGTCGCGCATGGTTCCGGCTCTCGGCGCTGGCTGAGCGCGTCGACGCCACCCGCCGCGTGGCCGCCGAGCGCAGCCGTTTCCTCAGCGAGGCGACCACCGAGACCACCGGCGCCGATCCGGACGAACTCGACGAGCAGGCGCTCGAGGCCGCCGAACTCGAGGCCGAGCTGGCCGAGGGCGTCGAAATCGCCGCCGAACAGCTCGAGACCGCAC
It contains:
- a CDS encoding DivIVA domain-containing protein, producing MYRVFEALDELVAIVEEARSVPMTAGCVVPRGDVLELLDDIKDSIPGELDDAQDVLDQRDTLIGDARHHAETTVAKADSESEAVLAHARAEADRILSEAKAQADRMVDEAASHSNSLLEDATEEAHRLQTSAAREFEAVTGRARAEAQRTIDAANNTYDKSVADGIAEQQRLVSETEVVGAAKSEAERIIDAAHAEADRLRGDCDVYVDEKLAQFEEILTGTMRSVNRGRHQLRTGAGMHDYVEYPRGVDDQGRGDARTAGNRPREASTHNSYDRDQGSPLAV
- the mutM gene encoding bifunctional DNA-formamidopyrimidine glycosylase/DNA-(apurinic or apyrimidinic site) lyase, which translates into the protein MPELPEVETVRMGLEKHLTGRTVTAVEVLHPRAARRHAGGEPDLIGRLAGKHVTGVRRRGKYMWIDVADDTDRAALVVHLGMSGQMLIARGGAPDHTHLRIRATLDDDNELRFVDQRTFGGWHLDDYTADVYAIDGDPARAADIPMSVAHIATDPFDPAFDATRVVNRMRSKHSEIKRVLLDQTVISGVGNIYADEALWRARLHGARIAETISRKKLGELVDAVTEVMSEALQAGGTSFDALYVNVNGQSGYFERSLNAYGRVGQPCRRCGAVMRRESFMNRSSYYCPRCQRPPSGSIPR
- a CDS encoding YceD family protein: MTSEASHGRDSAPRREPFVLDIRSLGRRPGTMSEVHRTVTTPEKLGVEMVGIPADSEVDLDLRLEAVSEGVLVTGTACGETVGQCARCLEPVDGTVTVFLTELFAYPDSQTEQTSEADDIHRIVNDRIDLEQSIIDAVALELPMSPLCSEDCPGLCPVCGIRLAIAEPGHAHEVIDPRWAGLVDKFADREDSSSQTPDSDAQGRRD
- a CDS encoding acylphosphatase, which produces MNTDPVRLSAFVHGQVQGVGFRWWTRSRALELGLVGYASNQADGRVHVVAEGPRDKVLALLDALRSGETPGRVDLVVDSLDPARGDLTGFVER
- the rnc gene encoding ribonuclease III, which translates into the protein MTDVAREAGPHAALLAALDTDIRDDLLTLALTHRSYAYENGGLPTNERLEFLGDSVLGVVITERLYLRYPDRPEGELAKIRASVVNMHALADVARGLGDEGGLGTYLYLGRGEEMTGGRDKDSILADGLESLFGAVFLSHGLETSQRVILRLFDERIAVAGQLGAGLDWKTSLQELSSERGYGPPQYQISATGPDHNKEFTAIALVAGENLGEGVGRTKKEAEQQAAAHAWKVLTERASASS
- a CDS encoding OsmC family protein, which codes for MTIEQNTAAPAEAAEPPHTDLWVERTGTRRYTGRSSRGAEVLIGSQDVEGVFTPGELLKIALAACTGMSSDRPLSRRLGDDYDATVRVSGDADRENEVYPRISEILEVDLSELDPDAAQRLLVVVERAIDAVCTVGRTIKAGAEVDLKIATD